DNA from Acidaminococcales bacterium:
CGCTGTCCCGCGTTTTATCTTGCGGCTCACGGTCCCTTTGTCACGGCCGATCTTCCCCGCTGTCGCCGTTGCGCCATATCCCTCCCGGCTAAACGCTTTTGTCTCTCCCCGTTCGCTCATTGACAGGTGTTGAAATGTCCGCCGTTTTGTTGTATGCTATTTTTGAGCCATAGGGTTTCGCCCCCTTCATTGTTATTCTTGTCAAACTCAATGATGACGCTTTTCCCTATGGTTTTCTGTTTTCTTTTTCTGTTGCATTTCATTTTACAACGAACCTTATTAGATCTCTCCAATAATTAAAGAAATTCCTCAAAAAAACCGATAAAAAGGTATGATGAATAAATATGATGCGTCGCAAAAGCTGACGGGAGAACAATTCAAGCGGATAATCGGAGTAAGGAAAGCAACATTTGCAGAAATGTTAAGCGCATTGCGCAAGGGATACGCCGACAAACACAAAAGGCGGGGACGGCACAGTAGGTTGCCTGTTGAATTGCAATTGATGATGGCTCTTGAATACCTGCGCCAATACGCCACGTTTGCGGAACTGGGGTTTAACTATGGCATTTGCGAGAGCACGGCGCAAAATTATGTCGTGTGGTTGGAAGAGATGCTGACAAAGAGCGGGAAGTTTAGGTTGCCGGGCAAGAAAAAGCAACATACCATCAAAACGCGACTGATCGTAAACAAGGTTAGCAAGGAAACCATTTGCACGGCACACGCCGAGTGTTCCTGCCATGACTTCAGGCTTTACGGGGAAAGTGTAGGGAGGGCAATAAGCGGGGGCATAAAAGCAAAAAAGTGCGACAGCGGTTGCCAAGGCATACTTAGGCTTCACGAGAACAGTGAGACCCCGAAGAAGAAACCAAAAGGCGGCGAGCTCACCCCTGAAGAGAAAGCCGATAACAGGCGCATCTCATGCGAGCGTATTCTCATGGAAAACATCAACGCTAAAATCAAGGCGTTCAAAATTACGGCCAACAAAATACAGAAACCGCCGCAACCGTTTCCAGCTTAGAATGTCCTTGATTTGCGGCATTTATAATTTTGAGTTGTCGGCTTAATTATTGGAGAGGTCTATTGAAGGCATTGAGGCCGAAGCGCTGCTGGCCGATCGTGGCTATGACGCAAACGTAATAGTGGAGGCGGCACAAAAGGCAGGAATGCAAGTAGTAATCCCGCCGAAGAAGAACCGAAGCGTGAAGCGGGATTGCAACGCATATCTTTACAGGTTGCGCCCCTTGGTGGAGAATGCGTTCCTCGCGCTGAAACATTGGCGTGGCATTGCCACGCGCTACGCAAAAAACACGGCTTCCTTTTTGGTGGCAGTTCAATTGCGCTGCATTGCAATATGGTCTTCCATCTATTGGCGGCGCTATCTATCACACCCCTCATTTTGCCCTTGCAAAAGGGCTTTTTTATTGGCGACCCTCTTGTGCCGGTCTTGTCGCGAAAATCGCCCCAGGCCCGGGCGAAACATACCGTGCCATCGAAATCGCCGGCTATAAATATAGACCCCGTTCAAAAAGGGCAGCGCTGCCGGCCGGCATATTTCCCCCCGGCTTTCCCGCTTGCGCGGAAAATATTTTAAATCGTTTAACAAAACAGGCGTTTCGGTATATAATTAAAATGTATATTGACTTTGCAAGGAGTGATAGCGTGGCTAAGTTCGTTTATGTCAACGGCGAATATTTTGACGAAGATAACGCGAAAATATCGGTTTTCGATCACGGTTTTTTGTACGGCGACGGCATTTTTGAAGGAATACGCATTTACGGCGGCAAAATCTTCAAATGCCGTGAGCATTTTGACAGGCTCTACGACGGCGCGAAAGCGATCGCCCTGAAAATACCGTTGGGAAAAGACGCCCTTATTGCGGCCACCGAAGAAACCTGCCGCAAAAATCAGCTTGCCGATGGCTACATAAGGCTGATAATATCGCGAGGCAAAGGCACTTTGGGGCTTGATCCCGATAAATGCCCCCATCCCGGCGTGGTTATCATCGCCGACAAAATCCAAATCTATCCCCCGGAAATGTATGAAAAAGGCATGAGGGTCATAACCGCCTCCACCCGGCGCAACACTCCGGGCGCACTCGACCCGCAGATAAAATCCCTCAACTATCTTAACAACATACTGGCCAAAATAGAAGCAAGCAACGCCGGCGTCCCTGAAGCCATCATGCTAAATTCCCAGGGCCTGGTCTGCGAATGTACCGGCGACAATATCTTTATCGTAAAAGGCGGCGCCATTTATACTCCGCCCATACACACGGGCGCGCTCAACGGCATAACCCGCGGCGCGGTCATGGAGATTGCCGCAAACAAAGGCTACGCCGTCCAG
Protein-coding regions in this window:
- the ilvE gene encoding branched-chain-amino-acid transaminase, which gives rise to MAKFVYVNGEYFDEDNAKISVFDHGFLYGDGIFEGIRIYGGKIFKCREHFDRLYDGAKAIALKIPLGKDALIAATEETCRKNQLADGYIRLIISRGKGTLGLDPDKCPHPGVVIIADKIQIYPPEMYEKGMRVITASTRRNTPGALDPQIKSLNYLNNILAKIEASNAGVPEAIMLNSQGLVCECTGDNIFIVKGGAIYTPPIHTGALNGITRGAVMEIAANKGYAVQEKDFTLTNVYTADECFFTGTAAEIIGVTNVDGRIIGSGVAGKVTRELTAAFRELARAC
- a CDS encoding IS30 family transposase, with protein sequence MSERGETKAFSREGYGATATAGKIGRDKGTVSRKIKRGTA